The Branchiostoma lanceolatum isolate klBraLanc5 chromosome 3, klBraLanc5.hap2, whole genome shotgun sequence DNA segment CATCCTGGATAACACAGGGATGGGGTTAACATACAGGGTAATACAGTGATACACACcagttttttctttcttggaaGAAATTGCAAGAGGGAGCGAGGGAGTGGAGAGACCAAGTGGGTGGATAGTTTGGAAGGAGGGTTTCCCCCTTCCACAGTGAGTTTTAGAGAATGTTAcgttaaaatggggcattctaatATAAGGCTTCCTGTGAGGCAAAATTACTGTAGGACAGGTCACAgctgaagactgtggccacatgtgacttggtagcatccctggtcaatcaaaATCTTATGGTTGTCAGAGAGTCTGCCCCCCAGGGTAAGGAgtgcatggtcagggcatgggggcatGGTGCCCCTGTCCCCCCTGATAACATATTACTTTATTAGACTCACCACATATTGTCTGACCATATCCTCATATGTATGCACCATGCTGTCTTTGGGGAGTTCCTCCTCCAGACCTATGGGCATGGGCGGGGCTGCCTCTGTATCCATGCCGATGGCCCCTCCACCGAAATCGTCAGCATTAacgtcatcatcgtcgtcgtcattATGATCCAGGACAGGAAAACCTTTTGATGAGAAAGTGGCAAAATTGTTGGTATCGAGCACAACTAAGGGCTTCTGGTACACAAAAAAACTCACAAAAAATACTCCTCTTACTTCTTAATACAATTGCTTTATTCCgtataaaatgaaattttccgAATTTTGACATATTCCTATTGATTTGACTCATTCTAATGAAATAATAATGGGGAAAAGAAAATTATTTCTGAAATAATTGCATTTCAATATGAAATAAGCAACCTATGAATGATGTCTGAGTCAAAAAAATAGAATCTATAACTTCTATAACCCTGGGTGTCTttaaactgtaactgtaaccctaggtgtctgtacatgtaacttagcatcttttaaaacaaaaaatttaTTGACATTTGACAGTTATAATTAGCTTTTTAGTATTTTACCACTAACTGTTTTCCACCCTGTCACCACACATAACAAACATGAGCCGCGGGTGGACAAACCTTCTTGTtcatcctcttcttcctctAAGTACTCTGGAACTTGCTCTGTCTGAACATCAAAATAAACACTTTTTAATATTTCGCTATGAAGTACTGTAGGAATATCATCAGTAGATAGCTTTCAACAATGCATGCAGTCTGATGaacaaaggttaggtgtgacaggtctttCAGTGTAATTTAATCAGCTAGCTGCTACCGTGcggcgtgcctgcgaagctggtgtgttaccccgaagggcagttatacgaACTGTGCAGATATAGAATACATAATATCTATTTCATAGTAATCTAAATGGAAGAAAACTGATTTACAAAGTTTTATAAAATGTCATTGATACATTATGGgctataactacatgtatataaggacTTACTTCACATctaacaaaaattgaaatatgaatCAAGAAAAATGTGCCAGTAATTTCACCTTCAGTTGTTTTTGGAGTTCTCGACGTTTCCTCATGGCATCCCAATACAAGTGCTCTAGGGCTGGAATCACAAAGAAATATCATCAGTATGCTTGACCCCACATTTTGTGTATTGGctacttacatgtattatggGTGTGTGTAGACAGCAGTAGGGGTGCTATGGCTGTAGACAGAATGCCTGTAGTACATTCCttttgatacaaatgtagtgTAGTATCAGTGAAATTTCACATCAGATTCTGTAAATATGGGCATATCACCAAACAATTCAAAGATGATGAACAAGCAACTCATATTCATACCTGCAAACGTTGGTCTTTTTGTTGGGTTGGTAGGAAGCTTCTTGTCTCCCCATACTGCAAAACAATATGAGAAAAAGTAGTGTTTTCTTGGACATCAAATCAGTACAGCCTGCATCTTGCAACACACTCTCTAGAACGATCAAGTACGTCTATAAAACTGTGTAAGTGTAAGGTAatggtcccatagcctttttgaggccttaAGGACATGTACTGTGTCTAGGGTGCGGTATTGGAAAGCAGAGCCCATCCCCCTCCTTCCACTGCTTTTTAcacctccccaacctaagtcaggtacccatttacacgttggaagagtgaggaaagttgtgttaagtgcctttcccaaggacaacaTGAAGTCTAGCCAACAATCCCAAGAAACAAACCCACATCCTCTCGATCACGATTCCACTGGCCACTCAATCCCTAATGTTATATATTCTGGTTGATGAGCGTGCACGATCTTCACCTGTCTTAGAGATGAGGTCGGGGAGTGGTTCCAGTTGGGCGCTGGCTGCCTTCAGTTTCCGCTTCTTGGTGGTCCCCGACAGTCCAGGCAGCACTTGAAATGCCACACCTATCCAGGCAATGTGTACATGAAACAACATGGCATGTTATGTGGGAACAGAAGTCTTCATTCATCTAAGTGCAATATAGAAATGAATGCCCCTtcataaatacatttgtatatcatatttcCAAGAGCTTcattggaaatcagttacttagttaactgaagggaccatcctaaagattcataaataaaaTAATGGATCTCTCTCTGTATTTCAAGAaaatggatcaaaccttacaagtAATGCTATAATAAGTAACTTCCAATCATCTTATGGAACTGGgctaaatatatgtatatgtggtAGGCTATGAGAATCTCCTCCTAGACTTAAGTGAAGTGTTTACATAATCAAGTCTGATATTCTTTCATCTCATAATTGAGCTACTCTTCCTCACCTTTCTTGAAAGGCAGGGACTTGGCATTTGTGATTGGTTGTTCTTCATGTGGGTCCAACAGCTTCCAGGGGTCTTTCTGTACCTGTCATGTCGACCAATGATAGTACAGGTTTCATTTTATACTGCCATGTCATACTGGTTAAACACTAAATCTAAATTTCAATTGCAACATCATACTGTTTGTAATTCATGTTAAGCTTTCAATAAATGTTTAGTCAATggacttttttgttgtttgtgtttatggCATCAAAACCCCCCAAAATGGTCCTGCAAAAATAATTCCATACTGTCATACTGTGTAGATAAGTCAATCTAAATTTCAGTTGCAATATCAAAATACTGAAGTGTTTAAGAGTAACTTGTTCAAAAACTTCCAactttcaaaattttgatatttaCCTCAAAAACCATTATAACAATTAGAACAACTCTATTGCCATCATAATTGTGCATATTGTATTAAAAGCATTAAAACACAAAGCTCAAAtctaaattcacaaaaacttttACCTGTTCTTTTGGTTCCACAACCTGTACTCTTGGTCGCAGGTTCCTCGGCTCACTCGCAGCGTTTCTCTCAGGGTTGTCCCACTCCAGATCTCCCCCACCCAGTTCTCCCCCACCCACATCATCCATGTCTGCTGGGTCGTCCCCCAGGGGCAGGGGCTCTGCAGTGCCGTCATCACTACACACTGAGAAAATAAATGTAGATCAAACACATTTTGGAGTGGCGCTACTTACCTTTCTTTTCTGTTGAAATGTTTTCTGCATCAGCGGTGATCTCTCGATGTTCCCATTGCATTATTACTGTACCATAGAATTATTTTAACTGCAATCTTTAAACACTGCATAAACCTCCTTTATCACCTAGCGCAAAATTAGGTCCCTAAGAAAATGAGGAATTTATATTTATACTGTAAtcgcagaaatgttcgcggggatttaatttcggcgtaggaagaaaatggagtgttcgctgtggatttgagttcgcgtttgaaataatagtagcgctacagtcacacagtggaatggctttttgctctggttttaagtttgtggtcaaGAGCTTGAACGTAAAACCATtgcggacatttctgcatttacagtgactTGGCCATACCGTACATGTTGTATGTTTCTGACAGCTTGAACTTCCAGTATATgccatacatgcatatatatacaaATCATCTCCAAGGATCTAATATTTTACCTTATCAGCACAGCACATATGCTGCAGGTCACATACACACAGCATGCAGTACCTAATACATGCATGATGATTTCACTACACATGTTCAGGCTCCAAATGACTTCTAACCACATCACCAGATATGATgtaatggaatgaaaaacatggGCAAACTGTTCTATATGCTTGTATTAGATTTACTTCTAAAAGGATCCATTCAGCATGAAGAACATCTACTGATCACAAGAACTAGTAATTATCAAGAACTGATATTTTTGCATGCTTCTACTTGTTGCCCTGTATGTTATAAGAATAACTCCTTACCACTTGTGTTCATTGGTAGATTCGGCGGCGGTGGAAGAATCTCTGTCCCTGGGGCTGCCTCCAACCCTGCACCTTTATAGGCAAAACATAAAGTGGTTCATGAAACTTTTTGAGTGTGTAACAGCATTTGTCATTCCgtcatttcatgttttttttgctgttgtagGGTGCTCGACAAAGATTCCAACCATTTTGACATCTTTGTTTTGTCATAAGCAATATAGATATTATCAAAGCAGCAGAAACTAAGAGATGGACACATTTTGTTATCACCAATAGTTTGACTAACATTTAGTCCATGTCAATACATGTGCCTAATTACTCTTAAGACTTAGTAATTACACAATGACATGCTCATTTCAAAAAACAGTAACTCAaacaattggataaaattttgaaacacttcactctcaaaattttattcagttgcttgagtaactggtttttggtgtatcttattacctggatgtaaccttcatcgacacatGTGCATTTATTGCAGTAGAGGTGGTATTCTAGTTTCTACAGTTCTATTctcaaaaaaagtcaaagttccttcccgcaccgatagtgcatagggcggcgcccatctccatatcagtagcccttgggccacacacttttgtgcaatcactacagcagggggctagtccgctggtagtggtgtgtttaacttccatactctttcccaaatgctgagtgctaagcagagaaagcagtgtgtaacatttttaaagtctttggtatgacccggctggggttcgaactcatgacctaccgtgtgcaaggcgaacactctacccactaggccattgcaccggttctATTCTACCTCTCTTATATTTACCTGGAGTGATCCATCTGGTGTCTTCTGTCAGGTTGAGCTTGGAGCAGTTGGACCGGTCCAACATGAGGGTGTCGGGGGAGTGCAGGAGGGCAAAATTCACGGTGAAGTCCAGACGACTGCCCAGGGTTTCACCCTTCTTACTGTGAGGAGAGTGAAGTGTTTTAAAATGTCCCTtatacaatatacagtcaaCAATTTTCAAAAGGGGTTGCATTCAAGTGGTTTATCTTTTCAAggactttaagtttaacctttagcactctgaaatAGCTATTTGGCacacaattccctattggttacagagttaggcagcagggactGCCAGGGAGAAGCTTAAGATAGAACTTTTATAT contains these protein-coding regions:
- the LOC136429979 gene encoding condensin-2 complex subunit H2-like isoform X1 — translated: MTLSQDPNAVDKRFAHLLQPIKDLTKNWDVNLAAELENYLEELNTIPFSFDGGVSTMNFVEAALLIQGSACVYSRKVELLYTLVYQSLEMLASKKRQKQGSSLDEDGQDKDAPANKAWEEPEFLSLDDDNQLRPGKRSIELKPDQNRNVVIVQRVPMALTPLEEGEKKNAELVSKKGETLGSRLDFTVNFALLHSPDTLMLDRSNCSKLNLTEDTRWITPGAGLEAAPGTEILPPPPNLPMNTSVCSDDGTAEPLPLGDDPADMDDVGGGELGGGDLEWDNPERNAASEPRNLRPRVQVVEPKEQVQKDPWKLLDPHEEQPITNAKSLPFKKGVAFQVLPGLSGTTKKRKLKAASAQLEPLPDLISKTVWGDKKLPTNPTKRPTFAALEHLYWDAMRKRRELQKQLKTEQVPEYLEEEEDEQEGFPVLDHNDDDDDDVNADDFGGGAIGMDTEAAPPMPIGLEEELPKDSMVHTYEDMVRQYVDGFLESAQYIQETQLSRRIREWEEKILPHLEEEERHGPFDIHSCADQLLESFHTVGEVRPLHEVCRGQAAWGVCRTFASSLQLANNMNLKIGQTGVADSAVNTMTLTLLSKERAQERFQDYQAPSLTQKTKKGHK
- the LOC136429979 gene encoding condensin-2 complex subunit H2-like isoform X2 gives rise to the protein MTLSQDPNAVDKRFAHLLQPIKDLTKNWDVNLAAELENYLEELNTIPFSFDGGVSTMNFVEAALLIQGSACVYSRKVELLYTLVYQSLEMLASKKRQKQGSSLDEDGQDKDAPANKAWEEPEFLSLDDDNQLRPGKRSIELKPDQNRNVVIVQRVPMALTPLEEGEKKNAELVSKKGETLGSRLDFTVNFALLHSPDTLMLDRSNCSKLNLTEDTRWITPGAGLEAAPGTEILPPPPNLPMNTSVCSDDGTAEPLPLGDDPADMDDVGGGELGGGDLEWDNPERNAASEPRNLRPRVQVVEPKEQVKKDPWKLLDPHEEQPITNAKSLPFKKGVAFQVLPGLSGTTKKRKLKAASAQLEPLPDLISKTVWGDKKLPTNPTKRPTFAALEHLYWDAMRKRRELQKQLKTEQVPEYLEEEEDEQEGFPVLDHNDDDDDDVNADDFGGGAIGMDTEAAPPMPIGLEEELPKDSMVHTYEDMVRQYVDGFLESAQYIQETQLSRRIREWEEKILPHLEEEERHGPFDIHSCADQLLESFHTVGEVRPLHEVCRGQAAWGVCRTFASSLQLANNMNLKIGQTGVADSAVNTMTLTLLSKERAQERFQDYQAPSLTQKTKKGHK